One segment of Pseudophryne corroboree isolate aPseCor3 chromosome 10, aPseCor3.hap2, whole genome shotgun sequence DNA contains the following:
- the LOC134966860 gene encoding chymotrypsin-like elastase family member 2A, with product MASLLAVLLLAVGAYGCGVPTYKPLTSRVVNGEDAAPNSWPWQVSLQYTSGGYWYHTCGGTVIAPQWVLTAAHCISSSNTYRVQVGRHNLRQNEPEARTISVVKLINHPRWISILLSNGNDISLIKLAEPLEYNDIIQPACLPAAGYILPHNLGCYTTGWGNVQTGGPAPDALQQGLLLVVAHATCSQSDWWGNTVNTRMICAGGDGVVSSCNGDSGGPLNCLNDQGSWEVHGVVSFGSSLGCNYYKKPSVFTRVSEYNSWISTTIASN from the exons ATGGCTTCTCTGCTCGCGGTGCTGCTGTTGGCTGTTGGGG CATATGGGTGCGGCGTTCCCACCTACAAGCCTCTGACATCCAGGGTGGTCAATGGGGAGGATGCAGCTCCCAACAGCTGGCCTTGGCAG GTGTCGCTCCAGTACACATCTGGCGGTTACTGGTACCACACTTGCGGTGGAACCGTGATAGCACCACAATGGGTCCTGACCGCCGCTCATTGCATCAG TTCATCCAATACGTACAGAGTACAGGTCGGGAGGCACAACCTGAGACAGAACGAGCCAGAGGCCAGGACAATCAGCGTGGTCAAACTCATTAACCACCCCAGGTGGATCTCCATCTTGCTGTCCAATGG AAATGATATTTCCCTCATCAAGCTGGCCGAACCGCTGGAATATAATGACATCATCCAGCCAGCGTGCTTGCCCGCTGCCGGCTACATCCTGCCCCACAATTTGGGCTGTTACACCACAGGCTGGGGAAATGTTCAGA CTGGTGGACCCGCACCCGATGCCCTGCAGCAAGGTCTTCTCCTGGTGGTGGCCCACGCAACATGTTCTCAGTCTGACTGGTGGGGAAATACTGTGAACACTCGCATGATCTGCGCTGGCGGAGATGGAGTCGTGTCCAGCTGTAAC GGAGACTCCGGTGGACCCCTGAACTGCTTGAATGATCAAGGCTCATGGGAGGTCCATGGTGTCGTCAGCTTCGGCTCCTCTCTTGGATGTAACTACTACAAGAAGCCCTCTGTCTTCACTCGTGTCTCGGAGTACAATAGCTGGATTAGCACG ACCATCGCCTCCAACTAG